A stretch of DNA from Planococcus antarcticus DSM 14505:
TGCAATTTTTGCTGCCAGTTTAGCGATTGGGTAGCCTGTCGCTTTTGATGCCAGTGCTGAAGAGCGGCTAACACGCGGATTTACTTCGATAATGTAGTAGTTAAAACTAAATGGATCTAATGCCAACTGAACGTTGCAGCCACCTTCGATTTTCAACGCGCGAATAATTTTTAGCGATACATTGCGCAGCATTTGGTATTCGCGGTCGGATAAAGTTTGACTTGGTGCAACAACGATTGAATCGCCTGTGTGGATACCGACTGGGTCGATGTTTTCCATGTTACAAACAACAATCGCCGTATCGTTTTTATCGCGCATTACTTCATACTCGATTTCTTTAAAGCCCGCAATTGATTTTTCTAGCAAACATTGTGTAACCGGGCTGTATTTTAAGCCACTCGCCACAATTTCTTTCAGCTGTTCGTAATTTTCGCAAATGCCTCCGCCCGTTCCGCCTAGTGTAAAAGCTGGACGAACGATAACCGGATAACCGATACGATTAACGAAATTTTCAGCCTCTGCCATATTATGAATAATATCCGAATCCGGAACCGGCTCGCCAAGTTCATTCATCAAGGTTCTGAACAAGTCGCGGTCTTCCGCTTTATGGATAGCTTCAAGCTTCGTGCCTAAGATTTCGATATTTAACTCGTCTAGAATGCCTGACTCATCAAGTTCGATTGCCATGTTCAATCCAGTTTGTCCGCCAAGTGTTGGAAGCAGTGCATCCGGACGCTCTTTGCGCAAGATGCGGCTGACGAATTCAAGTGTAATCGGCTCGATATAGACTTTATCTGCAATTTCAGTGTCTGTCATAATCGTCGCTGGATTCGAGTTGATCAAGATAACACGGTAACCTTCTTCTTTTAATGCTAGACATGCTTGTGTTCCTGCATAGTCAAACTCAGCTGCTTGTCCAATAACGATAGGTCCTGATCCGATTACCAGTATACTTTGAATATCTTGTCTTTTAGGCATGTTGTTGCTCCTTTCGAGTTGCGTTCATTACGTCGATAAAGCGGTCAAATAAGTAGTTTGAGTCTTCTGGTCCCGGTGACGATTCTGGATGGTACTGGACCGTGAAAGCCGGATAATCTAAATGAGCCAGTCCTTCGTTCGTTCCATCGTTTAATGCACTATGCGTCACTTTCAAGCGCGTTCCTTGCAATGTATCTTCATCTACAGCGTAGCCGTGATTCTGAGAAGTGATTTCAATTTTTCCGGTAACCAGATCACGGACTGGATGGTTGCCTCCGCGATGTCCGAACTTCAACTTGAAGGTATCTGCTCCGCATGCTCTAGCAAATAATTGGTGACCGAGACAGATACCGAAAACTGGAACTTGACCGAGCAGTTCGCGTACCACTTCTACACATTCCTCTACGTCTTTTGGATCTCCAGGGCCGTTTGATAGCATAACGCCGTCCGGTCCCCATGCAAGAATCTCTTTTGACGACGTGTTATAAGGAACAACAATCACGTCACAATCGCGGTTATTCAGTTCCCGCAAGATGCCGTGCTTCATGCCATAATCGATTAGTATGACACGTTTGCCGCGGCCTGGACTTGGATAAGGGCGTGCAGTTGAAACTTGCGCCACTTGATTTCTTGGCAGAACGGTTTCTTGAAGCATCTTCACTACTTCTTCTATTTGAACATCTTCGCCTGCTGCTGTTAAAACACCTTTGATGGCACCTTTTGCGCGGATTAAGCGAGTCAGTTTTCGCGTATCAATGCCTGATATTCCAGGAATGTCTTTCGTTTTGAATAATTCGTCCAAAGTCGAATTATTTCTGAAATTAGATGGGAACTCAGCAAGTTCACGAACCACCATTCCTTTAACTGCGGGTTCAATCGATTCGAAATCATCACTGTTGATGCCGTAGTTGCCGATCAATGGGTAGGTCATCGTTACAATTTGTCCGCAGTAAGAAGGATCCGATAAAATTTCCTGATAACCGGTCATACTGGTATTAAAAACGATTTCCCCGACAGAAGCACCGTCACTTCCGAATGCTGTTCCTTCAAATACCGTACCGTCTTGTAAAATTAAATAACGTTTCATCAATTTTTCTCCTCCTGCCATACGATTTCTCCACCGAAAATAGTCATTACCGGCCATCCTGTGCACTTCCAACCATCAAATGGTGTATTGCGACCTTTCGATAAAAATGTATTTACTTGGATTGCTTGTTCTTTTTCCAGATCCAGCAACACCAAATCTGCTGTTTGACCAGTTTCTATTTTGCCATATGGCAAGTTGAACGTTCTGCTCGGTTTAATCGTCAACCAGTCGATTAATTGTTGCAATGTCCATGTACCTGTTTCAACAAATTTGCTGTAAAGCAGTGGAAACGCCGTTTCAAAACCGACAATTCCAAACATCGAACCGTTCATGCCATTGGTTTTTTCTGCCGCTGTATGAGGAGCATGATCTGTTGCGATAAAGTCTAGTGTGCCATCAAGTAAGCCTTCGTGAAGTGCCTGCCAATCTTCTTTCGCACGCAGTGGCGGGTTCATTTTGTAGTTTGCATCGTCTGCTGGAATATCGTCTTCCATTAACAGCAAATGGTGAGGTGTTACTTCAGCCGTTACTCGAACTCCTGCACGTTTTGCGTCGCGAATGACGCGAACTGATTCTTTTGTGCTGACGTGGCAGACGTGATAATGTGCGCCTGCTGCTTCTGCAAGTAACATGTCGCGTGCAATATGCACCGATTCAGCAATCGAAGGAATGCCTTTTAATCCCAATTCTTTGCTGCGCTTACCTTCGTGCATAACACCGTCATAGATCAAGCTATTGTCTTCGCAATGCGCGACTACTGCCATGTCGATTTCCGCTGCTTCTTGCATCGTTTCGTACATCATTCCCGCTTCTTGAATGCCGACACCGTCATCCGTGAAAGCGAAAGCACCGTTTTCTTTTAGTTCCTGTAAGTTCGTGCGTTCTTTTCCTGCTTCTCTAATGGTGATCGAAGCATACGGCAAAACTCGGATAAGCGCATTTTTTTCAATCAATCCGTTGACTAGCTGCAGATTTTCTTTCGTATCCGGAACAGGACGCGTGTTCGGCATCGCACAAATTGTGGTGAATCCGCCTTTTGCTGCTGAATGTGTTCCGCTTTCGATTGTTTCTTTCTGCTCCCCCCCCGGTTCACGCAAATGCACGTGGATATCGACAAACCCTGGTGCGATCATTCGGCCTTTGCCGTCAATTTCTGTTTCATCTTTTACTGTCAAGTCTTTACCAATTTCATCGATCTTGCCGTTCACAATGCGGATATTG
This window harbors:
- a CDS encoding carbamoyl phosphate synthase small subunit, which gives rise to MMKRYLILQDGTVFEGTAFGSDGASVGEIVFNTSMTGYQEILSDPSYCGQIVTMTYPLIGNYGINSDDFESIEPAVKGMVVRELAEFPSNFRNNSTLDELFKTKDIPGISGIDTRKLTRLIRAKGAIKGVLTAAGEDVQIEEVVKMLQETVLPRNQVAQVSTARPYPSPGRGKRVILIDYGMKHGILRELNNRDCDVIVVPYNTSSKEILAWGPDGVMLSNGPGDPKDVEECVEVVRELLGQVPVFGICLGHQLFARACGADTFKLKFGHRGGNHPVRDLVTGKIEITSQNHGYAVDEDTLQGTRLKVTHSALNDGTNEGLAHLDYPAFTVQYHPESSPGPEDSNYLFDRFIDVMNATRKEQQHA
- a CDS encoding dihydroorotase; the protein is MNLFMKNVNMLQNGELSPTNIRIVNGKIDEIGKDLTVKDETEIDGKGRMIAPGFVDIHVHLREPGGEQKETIESGTHSAAKGGFTTICAMPNTRPVPDTKENLQLVNGLIEKNALIRVLPYASITIREAGKERTNLQELKENGAFAFTDDGVGIQEAGMMYETMQEAAEIDMAVVAHCEDNSLIYDGVMHEGKRSKELGLKGIPSIAESVHIARDMLLAEAAGAHYHVCHVSTKESVRVIRDAKRAGVRVTAEVTPHHLLLMEDDIPADDANYKMNPPLRAKEDWQALHEGLLDGTLDFIATDHAPHTAAEKTNGMNGSMFGIVGFETAFPLLYSKFVETGTWTLQQLIDWLTIKPSRTFNLPYGKIETGQTADLVLLDLEKEQAIQVNTFLSKGRNTPFDGWKCTGWPVMTIFGGEIVWQEEKN